One Edaphobacter flagellatus genomic region harbors:
- a CDS encoding M61 family metallopeptidase gives MRIRTTALALPLLAASAFAQKAPIQITADLSDAPRKIYHAEIDIPVTAGAVSLTTPKWIPGNHRPTGPVSDITGVVFTVNGKPLPWRRDDEDLYQYHVTVPAGVTTLHAHLDCIVTARVSQKLAVLEWEKLLLYPANTPVKDIAIQPSVTVPKGWGIGTALTPTDGYDPQHPAGGTTHYAATTVEQLEDSPVITGQYFHEFTLAPEVTPKHYIDVVSDSAEDSKLRPALLAELNNLVRESGAAYNSRHYNVYHFLLTLSDVAGGEGLEHGQSSDNGVGEKGFTDEPHQLAEADLLSHEFTHSWNGKYRRPYNLYQDDFAKMQQGSLLWVYEGMTQYMGNVLAARSGLKSQAQYRDMLAMSAANLDYKPGREWRSTEDTAIAASILRANNAVWSNWRRGQDYYQEGELFWLDADTLIRQKTDNKKSLTDFQHIFLAKGGNTGPLIVTYNRDELIADLNQVLQYDWATFIHERIDNPNPHADLAGIERGGYKLVYTDKPNASERTMAMAGGRRGGAINTWYSIGLRVGSDGVISDVRWGSPADKANIAPTAKILAINGNIFSAEALKAAIRESKGNTEPIHLILQSDTFVSTADINYHDGERYPVLERIEGAPAYLDEITKPLTTPEKIPVEKKPAE, from the coding sequence ATGCGAATCCGTACAACTGCCCTTGCGCTACCCCTGCTCGCCGCTTCTGCCTTTGCCCAGAAAGCTCCTATCCAGATCACGGCCGACCTCTCTGACGCGCCGCGAAAAATCTACCATGCTGAAATCGATATCCCGGTAACGGCCGGCGCCGTCTCTCTCACCACCCCGAAGTGGATTCCCGGCAATCACCGCCCCACAGGCCCGGTCAGCGACATTACAGGCGTCGTCTTTACCGTCAATGGCAAGCCGCTCCCATGGCGTCGCGACGATGAAGATCTCTACCAGTACCACGTCACCGTTCCCGCAGGCGTAACAACCCTTCACGCGCATCTCGATTGCATCGTAACGGCCCGCGTCAGCCAGAAGCTCGCCGTGCTCGAGTGGGAGAAGCTGCTTCTGTATCCGGCCAACACACCAGTCAAAGACATTGCCATCCAGCCCTCCGTCACCGTTCCCAAAGGCTGGGGTATCGGCACTGCGCTTACGCCCACCGATGGATACGATCCGCAACATCCTGCCGGTGGAACCACCCACTACGCCGCCACCACTGTTGAGCAGCTTGAAGACTCTCCCGTCATCACCGGTCAGTATTTCCACGAGTTCACGCTCGCTCCCGAGGTCACGCCGAAACACTACATCGACGTCGTCTCCGACTCAGCCGAAGATTCGAAGCTGCGCCCCGCTCTGCTCGCTGAACTGAATAACCTCGTCCGCGAGAGCGGCGCCGCCTATAACTCCCGTCACTACAATGTCTACCACTTCCTGCTCACTCTTTCGGATGTCGCAGGCGGCGAGGGTTTGGAGCACGGCCAGTCCTCCGATAACGGTGTCGGCGAAAAGGGGTTCACCGATGAGCCACATCAACTCGCCGAGGCAGATCTCCTCTCGCATGAGTTCACCCACTCCTGGAACGGCAAGTATCGCCGCCCCTACAACCTCTATCAGGACGACTTCGCCAAGATGCAGCAGGGCTCGCTGCTCTGGGTCTACGAAGGCATGACGCAGTACATGGGCAACGTGCTCGCCGCACGCTCGGGCCTCAAATCGCAGGCGCAGTACCGCGACATGCTCGCCATGTCGGCCGCCAACCTCGACTACAAGCCCGGCCGCGAGTGGCGCTCCACGGAAGACACCGCCATCGCCGCCAGCATCCTGCGGGCAAATAATGCGGTCTGGTCAAACTGGCGCCGAGGGCAGGACTACTACCAGGAGGGTGAACTCTTCTGGCTCGACGCCGACACGCTCATCCGTCAGAAAACCGACAACAAAAAGTCCCTCACCGATTTTCAGCACATTTTCCTTGCTAAGGGCGGAAACACCGGCCCGCTCATCGTCACCTATAACCGCGACGAATTGATCGCCGACCTCAATCAGGTCCTCCAGTACGACTGGGCCACTTTCATCCACGAGCGCATCGACAACCCGAACCCACATGCCGATCTCGCCGGCATTGAGCGCGGCGGTTACAAGCTCGTCTACACCGACAAGCCCAACGCATCCGAACGCACGATGGCGATGGCTGGAGGCCGTCGCGGCGGAGCGATCAACACCTGGTACTCCATCGGCCTTCGGGTCGGCAGCGATGGCGTGATCTCCGACGTCCGCTGGGGAAGCCCAGCGGACAAGGCAAACATCGCTCCAACGGCCAAGATTCTCGCCATCAACGGGAACATCTTCTCAGCCGAAGCCCTGAAAGCGGCGATCCGCGAATCCAAGGGCAATACCGAGCCCATCCACCTCATCCTGCAGTCCGACACCTTCGTCTCGACTGCCGACATCAACTATCATGACGGCGAACGCTACCCAGTCCTTGAGCGTATTGAGGGGGCTCCGGCTTATCTCGATGAGATCACCAAGCCGCTGACCACTCCAGAGAAGATTCCCGTAGAGAAAAAGCCTGCGGAATAA
- a CDS encoding glutathione peroxidase — translation MADIHNVPLQRITGEPATLGEYHGKVLLLVNVASQCGLTPQYTALEALHTRFKDAGLVVCGFPANDFGAQEPGTDKEIHTFCTTNYSVNFPMFSKIAVTGAETHPLYKALIAARPQATGDSREGFRQKLNGFLASKHNSSTNPEPGILWNFEKFLVDRNGNVVGRFSPEITPDDPAVVSAIESALKS, via the coding sequence ATGGCTGATATCCACAATGTTCCCCTCCAACGGATTACCGGAGAACCCGCCACACTCGGCGAATATCACGGTAAGGTTCTTCTGCTCGTTAACGTAGCTTCACAATGCGGCCTTACCCCGCAATACACTGCCCTTGAGGCACTCCATACACGCTTCAAGGACGCCGGCCTGGTCGTTTGCGGCTTCCCTGCCAATGACTTCGGAGCTCAGGAGCCTGGCACCGACAAAGAGATCCACACCTTCTGTACGACCAATTACTCGGTCAATTTCCCTATGTTCTCCAAGATCGCCGTTACCGGTGCGGAGACTCACCCGCTGTACAAGGCACTGATTGCCGCCAGGCCGCAGGCGACAGGAGATTCCCGCGAGGGCTTCCGTCAGAAGCTCAATGGTTTCCTCGCCAGCAAGCACAACAGTTCAACCAATCCGGAACCGGGCATCCTGTGGAACTTCGAGAAGTTTCTCGTCGACCGCAATGGAAACGTTGTTGGCCGCTTCTCCCCTGAGATAACGCCCGACGACCCCGCCGTCGTCTCAGCCATCGAATCGGCTCTCAAGTCCTAA
- a CDS encoding APC family permease codes for MTFFDVLFGRPLATSDERAEQIGIAAGIPIFGLDALTSAAYGPEAAMTLLIPMGLAGVDHIVPVISAILILLVIVYFSYRQTIEAYPSGGGSYTVATENLGEFPGLLAAAALMIDYILTAAVGISAGVTALTSAVPSLQRHTLAICLVILVILAIVNLRGVKDTGAAFILPTFFFVGTLLTLVFVGAYKAYVSGWHPVPVVAPPPPAVATMKYLSLWLLLKTFSSGCAAMTGVEAVSNGVMAFKEPRAKNAQRTLTVIVATLIVLLFGIAWLSKTYGVTAMDPEAHQYQSVLSILTTTIFGRGWFYYLTMGSVLMALSLSANTAFADFPRLARAISLHDYLPHVFTLRGRRLLYTHGVYALTGFTAVILILFGGVTDRLIPLYAIGAFLAFTLSQAGMVVHWLKMEDHPGRMWHMFVNGFGAVATGITLLVVLVAKFMAGAWVTALLVPVLIGIMMGIKRHYTRVKREMKDMTPLSLANLQEPLVVIPMARWDRIGEKALRFGLVLSKELKVVHVHSDDEPVGLEEDWEEKVLAPIRKEGIPEPELVTIPSNYRFIINPLMDYILELEASNPGRKVTVLLPELVVRHWWENALHNQRVQLLKLLLLLKGNQRIVVVNIPWYL; via the coding sequence ATGACTTTTTTTGATGTACTTTTTGGACGCCCCCTTGCGACCAGTGATGAACGTGCCGAGCAGATCGGCATAGCGGCAGGAATACCGATCTTCGGGCTGGATGCCCTGACCAGCGCAGCCTACGGGCCCGAGGCAGCGATGACGCTGCTGATCCCCATGGGTCTGGCTGGAGTGGATCATATTGTTCCTGTCATTTCGGCGATCCTGATTCTGCTGGTGATCGTCTACTTCAGCTACCGGCAGACAATTGAGGCGTATCCGAGCGGCGGTGGATCGTACACGGTGGCGACCGAGAATCTTGGCGAGTTCCCTGGTCTGCTGGCTGCTGCCGCGCTGATGATCGACTACATCCTGACGGCTGCGGTGGGTATTTCGGCTGGGGTTACGGCGCTGACTTCTGCGGTGCCGAGCCTACAGCGTCATACGCTGGCAATCTGTTTAGTCATCCTGGTGATTCTGGCCATCGTGAATCTGCGTGGTGTGAAAGATACAGGCGCGGCGTTTATTCTGCCGACATTTTTCTTTGTAGGCACGCTGCTTACTCTGGTCTTCGTCGGTGCATATAAAGCCTATGTATCGGGATGGCACCCTGTTCCAGTTGTAGCTCCGCCACCTCCAGCGGTAGCGACGATGAAATATCTGAGCCTGTGGCTGCTGCTGAAGACGTTCTCCAGTGGCTGTGCGGCGATGACCGGCGTTGAAGCGGTATCGAATGGCGTGATGGCCTTCAAGGAGCCGCGAGCCAAGAATGCTCAGCGGACGCTCACCGTGATCGTCGCAACACTGATTGTGCTGCTGTTTGGCATCGCGTGGCTCTCGAAGACGTATGGCGTTACGGCGATGGATCCTGAGGCGCATCAATATCAGAGCGTGCTGAGCATCCTTACGACGACCATCTTTGGCCGCGGCTGGTTCTATTACCTGACCATGGGCAGTGTTTTGATGGCGTTGTCACTGAGCGCGAACACAGCCTTTGCGGACTTTCCTCGACTGGCACGTGCGATCTCACTGCACGATTATCTGCCGCATGTCTTTACGCTGCGTGGCCGCAGATTGCTTTATACGCATGGCGTCTATGCGCTAACCGGATTCACAGCGGTGATCCTGATCCTGTTTGGTGGTGTGACGGACCGCCTGATTCCGCTGTATGCAATTGGCGCGTTCCTGGCCTTTACGCTGTCGCAGGCCGGCATGGTCGTACACTGGCTGAAGATGGAAGACCATCCTGGCCGGATGTGGCACATGTTCGTCAACGGCTTCGGTGCCGTAGCCACAGGCATCACGCTGCTGGTGGTTCTGGTCGCGAAGTTCATGGCAGGCGCCTGGGTGACTGCGCTGCTGGTGCCTGTGCTGATCGGCATCATGATGGGGATCAAACGGCACTACACGCGCGTGAAGCGTGAGATGAAGGACATGACTCCTCTGAGCCTCGCTAATTTGCAGGAGCCGCTGGTGGTTATCCCGATGGCACGTTGGGATCGCATTGGAGAGAAGGCCTTGCGATTTGGCCTGGTGCTGTCGAAGGAGCTGAAGGTCGTTCACGTGCACTCCGACGACGAACCCGTCGGGCTGGAAGAGGATTGGGAGGAGAAAGTTCTTGCCCCGATCCGGAAAGAGGGGATCCCGGAGCCGGAGCTGGTGACGATCCCCTCGAACTACCGGTTCATCATCAATCCGCTGATGGACTACATTCTGGAGCTGGAAGCTTCCAATCCCGGCAGAAAGGTTACTGTTCTGCTGCCGGAGCTCGTGGTTCGGCACTGGTGGGAGAATGCGCTGCATAACCAGCGCGTACAGCTGTTGAAGCTGTTGTTGCTGCTCAAGGGAAATCAGCGGATCGTTGTGGTCAATATTCCCTGGTATCTGTAG
- a CDS encoding cysteine desulfurase family protein, with product MQRIYLDNNATTPLLPEVFEAMRPFYLEHYGNASSIHQQGQQARAAVDHARESIARMLHCRAAEVVFTSGGTESDNLALFGVLAPGDHMITSTIEHHAILHAAHSLESRGVEVTYVPVNAQGIVEPETLLAALKPNTRLVSIMYANNETGAIQPIDALAAIAHAGDALFHTDAVQAGGKLPLDVSPHGILKHADMLTLSGHKIFAPKGTGILYVRRNVRLSPMFHGGSHERQRRAGTENVPGIVGLGKAAELCTEWLKTDGPAKLAALRDRLEQGILSQIDETGVNSAGAPRVANTTSIYFDHVEAEALLIALDLKGLSVSGGSACQSGASEPSHVLTAMGLSATRARATLRFSLSKLTTAAEIDEVLKILPAAVAHLRALSPTYKKTTVSV from the coding sequence ATGCAGCGCATTTATCTCGATAACAACGCCACGACGCCTCTTCTTCCCGAGGTCTTCGAGGCGATGCGGCCGTTCTATCTTGAGCACTACGGCAATGCCAGTTCCATCCATCAGCAGGGTCAGCAGGCTCGCGCCGCAGTCGACCACGCGCGCGAATCCATCGCCCGTATGCTGCACTGCCGCGCTGCAGAGGTTGTCTTCACCTCGGGCGGCACCGAGAGCGACAATCTGGCCCTGTTCGGCGTACTTGCTCCAGGCGATCACATGATCACCTCTACGATCGAGCATCACGCCATCCTGCATGCCGCCCATTCGCTCGAGTCTCGCGGCGTCGAGGTCACCTACGTCCCTGTCAACGCGCAAGGCATCGTCGAGCCGGAGACCCTGTTGGCAGCGCTCAAACCCAACACGCGTCTCGTAAGCATCATGTATGCCAACAACGAGACCGGCGCCATTCAGCCTATCGACGCGCTCGCTGCCATAGCACACGCTGGGGACGCCCTCTTCCACACCGACGCCGTACAGGCAGGCGGTAAGCTTCCACTCGATGTTAGCCCCCATGGCATCCTGAAGCACGCCGATATGCTCACCCTCTCCGGACACAAGATCTTCGCTCCAAAGGGAACTGGCATTCTCTACGTGCGGCGCAACGTCCGGCTCTCACCGATGTTTCACGGAGGATCGCACGAGCGCCAGCGTCGCGCTGGCACAGAAAACGTTCCCGGCATCGTCGGACTCGGCAAGGCAGCTGAGCTATGCACCGAATGGCTGAAGACAGATGGCCCGGCAAAGCTTGCAGCGCTTCGTGACCGTCTGGAACAAGGCATTCTCTCGCAGATCGATGAGACTGGCGTCAACAGTGCAGGAGCGCCTCGTGTCGCCAACACGACAAGCATCTACTTCGATCACGTCGAAGCGGAAGCGCTGTTGATCGCACTGGACCTGAAGGGCCTGTCGGTCAGCGGAGGAAGCGCCTGCCAATCAGGAGCCTCCGAGCCTTCACACGTTCTCACAGCCATGGGCCTCAGCGCAACACGTGCGCGCGCGACGCTCCGCTTCTCACTATCGAAGCTCACAACAGCAGCGGAGATCGACGAAGTATTGAAAATTCTTCCAGCAGCGGTCGCGCATCTGCGCGCACTTTCGCCGACATACAAGAAGACAACGGTCTCCGTCTGA
- a CDS encoding DinB family protein produces MIKQMVVAMALATCCFTTAHGQGGATAPKIAPGTVIEPSKSFDAALTAFEGQFIGLAKAMPAEKYGFAPSAAIFASTQKTDYLSPNNQGVRSFGQMVAHVAQANYFYAGTLSGLKPDVDVKAIGDLKEKDQIIAALEKSFAFAHQAVGTLTAQNAFESVRGVQTRASLSGGMIAHGFDHYGQLAEYLRMNGVIPPASEKK; encoded by the coding sequence ATGATCAAGCAGATGGTAGTTGCAATGGCGCTCGCAACCTGTTGCTTTACGACAGCACATGGGCAGGGTGGAGCAACGGCTCCTAAGATTGCTCCCGGAACGGTGATTGAGCCGTCGAAGTCTTTCGATGCGGCCCTAACCGCCTTTGAAGGACAGTTCATCGGCCTCGCGAAGGCGATGCCTGCGGAGAAGTACGGCTTCGCTCCGAGTGCAGCCATCTTTGCATCAACGCAGAAGACGGACTATCTTTCGCCAAACAATCAGGGAGTACGCAGCTTCGGCCAGATGGTAGCTCATGTTGCGCAGGCGAACTATTTCTACGCCGGTACGTTGAGCGGTTTGAAGCCCGATGTTGATGTGAAAGCAATCGGAGACTTGAAGGAAAAGGACCAGATCATTGCGGCGCTGGAAAAGTCATTCGCATTCGCGCATCAGGCTGTCGGAACCTTGACGGCGCAAAATGCCTTTGAGAGCGTGCGCGGTGTTCAAACGCGAGCCAGCCTGTCAGGAGGCATGATTGCGCATGGCTTCGATCACTACGGCCAGCTTGCCGAGTACCTGCGTATGAACGGCGTGATTCCTCCGGCAAGCGAGAAAAAGTAG
- a CDS encoding citrate synthase: MATAVASKGLEGIVATTSSICWIDGDAGVLSYRGIDIHELAQHSTFEETTYLLWFGKLPNKAELADFTKKLADARKLDPKIIELLHSVPTSGSPMEILRTAVSMLSLYDADEKDNSHDANVRKSYRLTAQIAMIVAIFDRIRKGKPVVDADPSLSHAANFLWMLNGEKPSATAVRTFDIALILHADHELNASTFAARVIAATLADIHSAITGAIGALKGPLHGGANEATMRLLYAIDKAGADPTEYVRQMFAEKKKISGFGHRVYHTEDPRATHLRRMSEELSKAAGNMKWFDMSRKIELFVKQEKKLNANVDFYSASTYTLLGIDIDLFTPIFAVSRIAGWAAHVIEQHDDNRLIRPRADYVGPAYPSAYVPIDNR; encoded by the coding sequence ATGGCAACCGCTGTCGCATCAAAAGGATTGGAAGGCATTGTAGCCACGACCTCATCGATCTGCTGGATCGACGGCGATGCAGGAGTCCTCTCCTACCGCGGCATCGACATTCACGAGCTGGCCCAGCACTCCACCTTCGAAGAGACCACCTATCTGCTGTGGTTCGGCAAACTGCCCAACAAGGCTGAGCTTGCAGACTTCACGAAGAAGCTGGCCGACGCCCGCAAGCTTGATCCCAAGATCATCGAACTTCTCCACAGCGTACCTACAAGCGGCTCTCCTATGGAGATTCTGCGCACTGCAGTCTCGATGCTGAGCCTCTACGACGCCGATGAGAAGGACAACTCGCACGATGCGAATGTTCGCAAATCCTATCGTCTGACCGCGCAGATCGCCATGATCGTGGCCATCTTTGACCGCATTCGTAAAGGCAAGCCGGTGGTCGATGCCGACCCATCGCTCTCCCATGCCGCCAACTTCCTGTGGATGCTCAATGGCGAAAAGCCCTCGGCGACCGCCGTTCGCACCTTCGATATCGCGTTGATTCTGCATGCCGACCACGAGCTGAACGCCAGCACCTTCGCCGCCCGCGTCATCGCCGCAACCCTGGCCGATATTCACTCGGCAATCACAGGTGCAATCGGCGCCCTGAAGGGACCTCTGCATGGTGGTGCGAACGAGGCGACCATGCGCCTGCTCTATGCCATCGACAAAGCCGGCGCCGACCCCACAGAGTATGTGCGCCAGATGTTCGCGGAGAAGAAGAAGATCTCTGGCTTCGGCCACCGCGTCTATCACACCGAAGACCCCCGCGCGACACATCTGCGCCGTATGTCGGAGGAACTGAGCAAGGCCGCAGGCAACATGAAGTGGTTCGACATGTCGCGTAAGATCGAGCTCTTTGTGAAGCAGGAGAAGAAACTGAATGCTAACGTCGACTTCTATTCTGCTTCGACATATACCCTGCTCGGCATCGATATCGACCTCTTCACTCCGATCTTTGCTGTCAGCCGCATTGCAGGCTGGGCCGCCCATGTGATCGAGCAGCACGACGACAATCGCCTTATCCGTCCTCGTGCAGACTATGTTGGCCCCGCCTATCCTTCTGCCTACGTTCCTATCGATAACCGCTAA